The window GGTTATGGTTATAGATTTGATACATGTACCCGTGGAACGTTGGCAAGCATCACCTTTCAGGTTACAAATAAGATAAATGTATGTTTAAAtgttaaattttgattttattatttctttttccTGGATTATAATATTTAGTACAATGTTTTTGGATATTTTAGTGATCATAACCATGGTTTGTTTAGTAGATAATATCATAAGCTAACTTTGATTTATTTAGTAGATAATATGTGTAATCTCTTTTTATTTGCATCTGAAcatgtattttaattttttatttattaatatatttctGGTTTTTTTAGTTAACAACAAAAATTGAATATTAAGTTTCGCAACAAAAAGAAGTATGAATTTTCAGTATCATAATATGGATTGCCAAATGCATTAAGCTTATCTTATGTGTTCATGGTATACGGGATTTCTGCAACATATCTAACAATGGATCAAATCCAAAATTTGAGGCTAGGATGAATGAGGCAAAAAGAGCTTCACACTTTCTAATAATTTTAAGTAATATCAATGTATTTTCATCTAGTTATTTTTTTATTGCAACTTACATTCATTTTCTAATGATATGTGAGTGTGTTTGACTGTGGGTGTGGCTATGTATATGTATCTGGTGCAtgtgtatgtatttttttttaagtgTTAAAGGCTCACATGATTCCTCTGATTTTGTTACTCATAAATCTACATATATTTATACAATACAATTATTGTGACTTTCTTGATGCTACATGAGGCGAAGTAAAAGGTGCATGGGTTGGATTCTATCACTGGGGAGGGGAAGAGGACAAAAAAAGGCTTGACATCCATTAAAGCTTCCTATTATTAGTGAGTAatcttctttttttatttatcttAAACAATTGTATAATAAGCTTATTTAATTGTAATTTATGTGTAGTGTATGCATATTTGATTGTAGCAAAAGTTAAGTTGTGCTCATAAAGGACAACAAGGTAAACAAATGggaatcttttaaatattgaaaTGTAAAGTGTATTACTAAAATAGGTATGGAgtatagtttatttatttatttatttatttttggtattttCAATAGTTAGCCCTTTTCTTTTTTTAGGGGTAAAATGTGTATTGTTACTGTGGGTATAAAAGTGCATTGTTTATATAAGAAAAAAGATTTATAAGTATAATACTATTGGATGTTAGCAAAAttacttttaattttaaaaagtgcTAAATGCCACAAATAGCTTACATTAAGTATTTTGTTTATGGGTGATGTTGGTTCTTTGTTACTAGGCTAAGCCATGGTGAAGAAGATTATCTTGAAGACATTCTTGGTAAAGTTGTTGGAAGTTATGTCATCATATCTTTCTCatgaatttattttatttacaaTTTCACATGACTTTAATTCATTTAAAGTTTCTATGAATATATGTTTGGATTTGATATTGTATTGAGTTCCTCCTGTATCAGGAAAGCAACAGATTGTGATATTTTTGTCTGTTAACTAAGTTGCATAGAGTTGTGTGTTAATACGTGATTGCagataaaattttgatttttttggggGTCTAAGTTAAAAGTTAAGCTTTTATCGAATGATGTTTTACGATTTCGACCAATTTGGTGATGTTAGAGTAGAATTAAAGTCGTATGATGCAATTTGTTCCCTCAACCCTATCCACAcactttttttttcatataagTGTCTTAATAAAAAGTAAATTCAACCGGTGGTAGTGTGTGTGAAAATTAATATCAAAGATTGAGTATAAATTGGGGATTATAGATTATGAAATTGGAGTATCTGTCTAAACCTTATACAAAAGGGAACCTCAAATGATTAAACCCTTACGAATAATTCAATAACGAATAACTCAACGACAGTAAATTCTATATATCAAATATGATGTATAAAGAAATAATGCACGATTGATAACGAATAATCAATCATATATTTGTGTAAATTTGTAAAGAatctcaaaattttatttttaattcttattGATTTCATTTTTGTTATCATTACTCTTATTGTTAATTGTTTAGATGCTTTAAACTATTTGTTTAAAGGAACTAATCGACTCTAGAAATTAATTTATGAAAAAATATTTGCACCCGTCGCTTGacacgggtaaacggctagtatatatatatatatatatatatatatatatatatatatatatatatatatatatatatatatatactatcttataaaagaaatctcactatttctaaaaatagattgaatataataataatatttttttaagacgttcaaatcatttagctaatagtacaagtagtcatcaataaaataatattaaattttaacatgtgttttgaatccttatatttctcaacaaattctatctTCTTCCCTGAATTTCagataattcaaaatttgaaaccatcagaaaatacatgttaatccttacttgtaattgatttcatcatttttaactttttgtatttttatcttataaatatattaggtgaaggctttattatatcaggtttgttcctaaaaaagtttttactatgtttttttaatgtgttggctttgcaggttcaaagaactcaaccaagaggGTCAGTTAGAAcattgtattatcattagtttgtatattttggcatCTTATTTTTGCAATAAATAacggttaaacacaagatttgacatgattaaggtagtttgtatatttttcatcttgtttagtctaaaaatgaaacctttttcatcattggtccttataatatcaagtttcatCACGTGGACTTCCTGATTACAAtgattattgtccttattataaggttctatatagattttgttcaatattttaaggtttcgagaacctaaatcaatatgaatcaTTGAATTACATAACatcgttgaaaatgttttaatttgtaaccaaacttggtttaaaatcacaatgaacaagttgacacctgagtatttttgctttctcaaaggcctatttttgaatcacaacacctgatattctaaaggtttattttataaactattatttatatattttagcattttacttagtaggacattaaattaataaaggaattaaggaaaacgaaaaaaaaagagGACGATAAACAGTACAGGTGGTTTGGAtatgtataaatggaagtaataaccatttagggggtGTCTGACAAAAAaacttattgcttattagtttattagcttataagttaataagtaagtgtagggtaacttatgaaaaaatgacgtattagaggttttccaccggaataagttattttaatccaaacacttttgataacttatagtgatgtggaacctaataagttgttttaaaaaagttTAGCCAAACACCCGGTTAATATGGTATGataatgctcttgaaaaatagatgtcatttaatattcatttatcgaagtgaacgcaaaatggttttaactctaaaAAGATCAAATTATTCGCCGCCCGCCGTTTTGCGTGGgtagacggctagtatatatatatatatatatatatatatatatatatatatatatatatatatatatatatatatatatatatatatatatatatatatatatacttttccaAAAAAGactaaacaacaatatatacatCTTAAACGATATTATATGTTTTAATTCGAGCCAATTTCGATATTCTCTACTCAACATttggtattatatatatatatatatatatatatatatatatatatatatatatatatatatatatatatatatatatatatatatatatatatatatatatatatatcaaggttgtaaaaatcgcttgACGGTAGTTCGACGGTCGACTGGTGTTAAGagattaatcggtcttggcggagattaatcgaggattaatcggggaccataaattattaataaaatattaaaattaattaaatattaatatatcttaagacaaacgagtacttcaaaattagaaaataagaaaaattgtaatttgaaattttggaaatacgaaaatatgaacattttggtataatatttgaaaatttaaaaatttgaaagttttggagtaaaaaaagaaagttggttttttgaatttttttttaaaaaaaattaattttttttgacctttttttgactttttttcaattttttttgacttttttctacttttttgacttttgttgattgATTAATCCCGTCAAGGCCGATTAATCTTGCCAAACCCGATTAATCATAAATTTCCGATTAATGCCCTAATCCTCGACGGTTGGAGAACGCCAaacgattaatcgccgattaatcccgatttttgcaaccaatatatatatatatatatatatatccaaaaaagagtaaacaacaatatatatatacatcttaaACGATATTATATGTTTTAATTTGAGCTGATTTCGATATTCTCTATTCAACATTTGGCACTTGTAAttctaacttatgttttatgaaagTACTATAAAAGAAaaaactattttatttttatgtaaaTAACTATGAAAAAAACCTTTCTAAATCATAAAAATCAGTATTTATGTGTCTCTAATCACGATTAGTGTAGAAAGGTACTGAATAAAATTTCCGTGATCCCTTTTTTTGGGCCTAAGGTTCATTTGTTTTCTTGAAGCCATAAAAAGTTCAAAAGGATTTGCCACGAGCTCTTGTTGTCAAATCCCACTCAATCATCAATAATTACACATTGTTCCCTTCACTATCATATCTTTCATTTCTAACCTTTTTCTTATCTCTAAGCACATTCTTAACCTTCCAATATTATATTCCAACACTATTAGATTGACTATATAAGAAAAAAATCTATATCAAATATGAAttgttataaattcatattattttcttattaaaataCGTAAATATAACTTAGATGATTTATATACATTTTcaaacatattatttaattattgatttacattttaaaaaattagggttttttttttttttttttttttttttttttttttttaaattatttcatAAACCACTACCACTTATATATACTTCTAGTACTTTGaatgatttttaaaataataatcctatttttttttcaaaatgataaataCTTTTAGCATCATGTTGTGGAATGATGTGGATGGTGCATGGAACATCATATCCAATGGTGTGCGGTGAACCCTTTATAAGAGGCCAATCCattacatcttttttttttttttcagcttCACATTATCGTATAATACATCCAATTGCTGCACATTTTGAGGGGAGTGATATCTGGTCATGTTTTTTAGCAGTGAGGGGGATGATATGAGAAGTGTAAGGAAAAATAATATGACGATGAGTTGACAAAAAAATGATATCAGGAAATGTGATATAAGTTGGAGTTAACTACTTGTCTAACAAGGTGTCTAACTATAAGTTTATAACTAGAAGTTCCTGAGTTGAATTCCAAACAAATACTAACATCGCCGTTAAAGAAAAAAAAGAGATGCGATAGCCCACACCCCTTGGCCTTAAATGAAACTTATAACTTTTTATGGTAACAAGAGAATAAAAGATAGAGGACTTGGTTTGCGTGTTGGAAAATATTATAGGGACCAGTTTTGAATCTAAATCCCGCAATTAATTTCCCTCTAATATTCGAGCATAAAGAATTGCTGTTACCCTTTTTACCCCTACTACCACTACTCCATCTATGCCCCTTTGCCCTAATTAGTCTTCCGCCCAAATCCAAACACGCACCCCATTTTCTCCACTCCGTCATCGTCAAAGCCACCGGTAATCGCATCGGCACCATCAATCACTACCGGCGATTACTTCTGCGGCAATGGATCCTCAGGTTCAGCAAGCACAACTGGCGGCGATACTGGGGGCCGATCCGGCGCCGTTCGAAACCCTAATATCTCACCTGATGTCTTCATCGAACGAGCAACGATCGCAAGCAGAACTTATATTCAATCTATGCAAACAAACTGATCCGAACTCGCTGTTTCTCAAACTCGGGCATCTGCTACAACTATCTCCTCACATGGAAGCTCGTGCCATGTCAGCAATTCTGTTACGGAAGCAGTTGACTCAGGATGATTCATTGGTATGGAATCGGTTATCTCCGACGACTCAGGTTTCACTTAAATCTATTCTTTTGGCTTGTGTGCAACAAGAAGAAGCGAAGAcgataatgaagaagttatgcgatACGATCTCGGAATTGGCTTCGAGTATCCTGCCTGATAACGGTTGGCCGGAACTGTTGCCGTTTATGTTTCAGTGCGTTTCTTCCGATTCTCCCAAGCTTCAAGAATCTGCGTTCTTGATATTTGCGCAGTTGTCACAATACATTGGGGAAACTTTAATTCCACACATAAAGCATCTTCATGGAGTGTTTTTGCAGTGCCTGACTACGTCGGGGAGTTCAGACGTGAGGATTGCTGCTTTGAGTGCTGTAATTAATTTTATTCAGTGTTTGTCGAGTTCCGGTGATAGAGATCGGTTCCAGGATTTGCTTCCAGCGATGATGACGACGTTGACTGAAGCTTTGAATGGTGGACAAGAGGCTACTGCTCAAGAGGCATTGGAATTGTTAATTGAGTTGGCAGGGACTGAGCCTAGGTTCTTGAGGAGGCAGTTAGTGGAGGTGGTGGGGTCTATGTTGCAGATAGCTGAGGCAGAGACACTAGAAGAGGGCACACGACACCTAGCCATTGAGTTTGTGATCACGCTAGCAGAGGCCAGAGAGAGGGCACCTGGTATGATGAGGAAGTTGCCACAGTTTATCAGCAGGTTGTTCTGCATTTTGTTGCAGATGCTGTTGGATGTCGAGGATGAACCTGCATGGCATACTGCTGAAAATGAGGACGAAGATGCAGGAGAGTCAAGTAATTACAGTGTTGGGCAGGAGTGCTTGGATCGGTTGGCTATTGCTCTAGGTGGGAATACCATTGTCCCTGTTGCATCAGAGCAGTTGCCGGCTTACTTGGCTGCCCCTGAGTGGCAGAAACATCATGCTGCACTCATCGCTCTTGCACAGATAGCTGAGGGATGCTCAAAGGTagcaatatttttggaatttgttATATCACTTTTGGTCAAGTTTGATTGTTCAACGCATGATTTGTTTAATATGCAAACAAGTGCATTTTAATGATTGAATTAGTTTGCCTAGATATGTACCTTTTCAGACTTATTATTTCTTTGCATTTTGTTTGTGCTTGTTATAATGTTATGTCATGCAAGTAGTTGTTACTTTAATTTTGATTGTATGCAGCTTTTGATGGTTTGAATGGATTTGCTAATGCAGGTAATGATCAAGAATTTGGAACAAGTGGTGTCCATGGTTTTAAATTCATTCCAAGATCCTCACCCACGTGTGAGATGGGCTGCAATTAATGCAATCGGGCAATTGGCCACAGATTTAGGCCCAGACTTGCAAGTTCAATACCATCAACGAGTGCTGCCAGCTCTTGCTAATGCCATGGATGATTTCAATAATCCAAGAGTTCAGGTTAGTAGTGTTATTTATCCACACATGTTGGTCTTCTGTTAGTTATAGTAGCATCAAGGTAGTTTTTGAAACTTTATCAAATTCTTATGGAGCTTTCTTAATTCTTACTAGACTAGTTTGAATAAATACTGTTCATCCAGCAACAAACTCATCCTTAATTAATAGGCTCAGCTTAGTTAAATATGATTATTCCATGAATGCATCTTTATGCACATTAAAGAAGGGAGGATTTCACTTGTTTTTTTTTCATCTATTTTCTTCTTAGGCACATGCTGCTTCAGCAGTGTTAAATTTCAGTGAGAACTGTACTCCTGATATCTTGACGCCTTACCTAGATGGAATAGTGAGCAAACTGCTTGTGTTGTTACAGGTAATTTGATGACAATTTATATGtgttgtatatttttttttatagtttttaatttGCATTAATGATGGTTTTAATTGCAGAATGGTAAACAAATGGTACAAGAAGGGGCCTTGACTGCTCTAGCATCAGTTGCTGATTCATCACAGGTTACTCCACATTATCAACTCTTAAATTTCTAGCATTAGAATTAGAACTTTACATTCAATGTCTCATTATATACTTGGTGCATCAATAGGAACACTTCCAAAAGTACTATGATGCAGTTATGCCTTACTTGAAAGCTATCTTAGTGAATGCAAATGATAAAGCTAATCGCATGCTTAGAGCCAAAGCCATGGAATGCATTAGTTTGGTTGGAATGGCTGTTGGAAAGGAAAAATTCAGAGATGATGCTAAACAGGTATGCTTTCATTTTTTTCCCTTTTGCCCttttttcatttttgatgcttttaatgttttaaatagtTGTAATGGCTTTTGATTGTTTGTTAAGGTGATGGAGGTGCTTATGTCCTTACAAGGATCTCAAATGGAGACTGATGATCCCACCACCAGTTACATGCTTCAAGTaggtgttatttatttatttattttttagattTTAAAGTACACCCATGGTGATTTATAGTTTCTTATAAGATTTTTCTCTTTGACCTTTTTTGTCACAGGCGTGGGCCAGGCTATGCAAGTGCTTAGGGCAGGATTTCCTTCCTTACATGAGTGTTGTTATGCCTCCTTTACTTCTATCTGCTCAACTCAAACCTGATGTCATCATTACCTCAGCAGCTTCAGataatgaacttgatgaatcagATGAT of the Lactuca sativa cultivar Salinas chromosome 6, Lsat_Salinas_v11, whole genome shotgun sequence genome contains:
- the LOC111903325 gene encoding uncharacterized protein LOC111903325, which produces MDPQVQQAQLAAILGADPAPFETLISHLMSSSNEQRSQAELIFNLCKQTDPNSLFLKLGHLLQLSPHMEARAMSAILLRKQLTQDDSLVWNRLSPTTQVSLKSILLACVQQEEAKTIMKKLCDTISELASSILPDNGWPELLPFMFQCVSSDSPKLQESAFLIFAQLSQYIGETLIPHIKHLHGVFLQCLTTSGSSDVRIAALSAVINFIQCLSSSGDRDRFQDLLPAMMTTLTEALNGGQEATAQEALELLIELAGTEPRFLRRQLVEVVGSMLQIAEAETLEEGTRHLAIEFVITLAEARERAPGMMRKLPQFISRLFCILLQMLLDVEDEPAWHTAENEDEDAGESSNYSVGQECLDRLAIALGGNTIVPVASEQLPAYLAAPEWQKHHAALIALAQIAEGCSKVMIKNLEQVVSMVLNSFQDPHPRVRWAAINAIGQLATDLGPDLQVQYHQRVLPALANAMDDFNNPRVQAHAASAVLNFSENCTPDILTPYLDGIVSKLLVLLQNGKQMVQEGALTALASVADSSQEHFQKYYDAVMPYLKAILVNANDKANRMLRAKAMECISLVGMAVGKEKFRDDAKQVMEVLMSLQGSQMETDDPTTSYMLQAWARLCKCLGQDFLPYMSVVMPPLLLSAQLKPDVIITSAASDNELDESDDESMETITLGDKRIGIKTSVLEEKATACNMLCCYADELKEGFYPWIDQVAPTLVPLLKFYFHEEVRKAAVSAMPELLRSAKLAIEKGLAQGRNESYIKQLSDYIVPALVEALHKEPDTEICASMLDALNECIQVSGTLLDENQVRSIVDEIKQVITASSSRKTERAERAKAEDFDAEEGELLKEENEQEEEVFDQIGEILGTLIKTFKASFLPFFDEMSSYLMPMWGKDKTAEERRIAICIFDDVAEQCREAALKYYDTYLPFLLEACNDESPDVRQAAVYGLGVCAEYGGSVIKPLVGEALSRLNVVIRHPNAVHPENVMAYDNAVSALGKICHFHRDSIDSAQVIPAWLSCLPIKGDLIEAKVVHELLCSMVERSDAVLLGPNNQYLPKIVSVFAEIICGGKDLATEQTINRIVNLLRQLQQTLPPATFASTWSSLQPQQQLALQSVLTS